Proteins encoded within one genomic window of candidate division KSB1 bacterium:
- a CDS encoding type II toxin-antitoxin system HicB family antitoxin, with translation MVRQFILEYWMDDGWYVGRLKEVPGVFSQGETLEELEENIRDAYQLMMADAKISVRKGSRTKKLAVEV, from the coding sequence ATGGTAAGACAATTTATACTTGAATACTGGATGGACGATGGCTGGTATGTCGGCCGGCTGAAAGAAGTCCCGGGCGTATTTAGCCAAGGGGAAACATTAGAGGAATTAGAAGAAAATATCAGGGATGCCTATCAGCTCATGATGGCCGATGCCAAAATATCGGTTCGCAAGGGTAGTCGTACAAAAAAACTGGCGGTGGAAGTGTGA
- the recO gene encoding DNA repair protein RecO: MALLKAEGIVVRTMNMGETSKLVTFFSRELGILKFVAKGVRSSKSRMGAALEPLTLSRIVYYHKENRDLQFLSQADLVEFFPNLTADAEKWGYANACAELITRAQTSPEATSKLYPILLNTLRAMNEPAIEGRVCFWGFQMKFVGVLGLAPSLRRCSSCGTAGSPNRIYQFDFSRGGFFCDKCSLNPGLHKISGETLQALSDFQALPAEKFVQYKISPAAAREIENFFRGYLAFHLEEIGKLTSLKFVHKIASQKISSAK; the protein is encoded by the coding sequence ATGGCACTCCTCAAAGCCGAAGGCATCGTTGTCCGGACGATGAACATGGGTGAGACCAGCAAGCTGGTGACATTCTTCAGCCGCGAGCTGGGAATTCTCAAGTTTGTCGCCAAGGGCGTGCGCTCGAGCAAAAGCCGCATGGGTGCCGCGCTGGAACCGCTTACCCTTTCACGGATCGTTTATTACCACAAGGAAAATCGCGATCTGCAATTTTTGAGTCAAGCCGATCTCGTTGAATTTTTTCCCAATTTAACGGCTGATGCGGAAAAATGGGGCTATGCCAATGCCTGCGCCGAATTGATTACACGCGCCCAAACCAGCCCGGAAGCCACGTCAAAACTTTATCCGATTTTGCTCAACACCCTGCGGGCGATGAACGAGCCCGCGATAGAGGGGCGAGTTTGCTTTTGGGGATTTCAAATGAAATTCGTCGGCGTGCTCGGCCTCGCCCCGAGTTTGCGGCGCTGCTCGAGCTGCGGAACCGCCGGCTCACCCAATCGCATTTATCAATTCGATTTCTCCCGCGGCGGCTTTTTTTGCGACAAATGCTCGTTGAATCCCGGGCTTCACAAAATCTCGGGCGAAACATTGCAGGCGCTGTCGGATTTTCAAGCTTTGCCCGCCGAAAAATTCGTACAGTATAAAATTTCGCCTGCCGCCGCCCGTGAAATCGAAAATTTTTTCCGCGGCTATTTGGCGTTTCATTTGGAGGAAATCGGCAAGCTGACGTCGCTTAAATTTGTCCATAAAATTGCATCGCAAAAAATCTCCTCGGCCAAATAA
- a CDS encoding type II toxin-antitoxin system HicA family toxin — protein sequence MKRRDFIRELVRAGCYLKRHRKRHDIYANPKTGKSAPVPRHAEIKDSLCDVIREQLELAQ from the coding sequence GTGAAACGCCGTGATTTTATCCGGGAATTAGTCCGAGCAGGATGTTATTTGAAAAGACACAGAAAGCGGCATGATATTTACGCCAACCCCAAAACTGGAAAAAGCGCTCCTGTTCCGCGTCATGCCGAGATCAAAGACAGCCTCTGTGATGTAATCAGAGAGCAGCTTGAACTTGCCCAATAA
- a CDS encoding glycine--tRNA ligase codes for MAEIEKLMDKLVSLCKRRGFIFPSSEIYGGLNSCYDYGPLGVELKRNVKEYWWKAMVQTRDDIEGLDASILMHPRVWEASGHVANFTDPMVDCKVCKARFRADEIKPEKAGQCPRCGNKDSLTEARLFNLMFKTFMGPVEDAANIVYLRPETAQGIYVNVYNVMQASRQKIPFGIAQIGKAFRNEITPGNFTFRTREFEQMEMQFFVKPGTDMEWFEYWKAQRIAWYDGLGIRKTKLQFHQHGPTELAHYAAAAFDIEYEFPFGWKELEGIHNRTDFDLKRHAEYSGKDLSYFDDATRERYIPYIIETSAGCDRTVLTALIDAYDEDVIEGEARTVLRLAPVIAPIKAGVFPLVKKEGMPEVAEKIFHDLKKHFPVFYDDGGAIGRRYRRMDEAGTPFGITVDGQTLQDQTVTVRERDSLSQTRVASDKLLPFIQEKMAGYKRTA; via the coding sequence ATGGCAGAAATCGAAAAACTGATGGATAAGCTGGTGTCGCTCTGCAAGCGTCGCGGATTTATTTTTCCGTCCAGCGAAATTTATGGCGGCTTGAACAGTTGCTACGATTACGGCCCGCTCGGCGTCGAATTGAAGCGCAACGTGAAAGAATACTGGTGGAAAGCGATGGTGCAAACGCGCGACGACATCGAGGGCCTCGACGCCTCCATTCTCATGCACCCGCGCGTGTGGGAAGCCAGCGGCCACGTGGCGAATTTCACCGATCCGATGGTCGATTGCAAGGTTTGCAAAGCCCGCTTTCGCGCGGATGAAATCAAGCCGGAGAAAGCCGGACAATGCCCGCGCTGCGGCAACAAAGATTCGCTCACCGAAGCGCGGCTGTTCAATCTCATGTTCAAAACGTTTATGGGGCCGGTGGAAGACGCGGCAAATATCGTTTACCTGCGGCCAGAAACGGCGCAGGGCATTTATGTGAACGTTTATAACGTCATGCAGGCCTCGCGCCAAAAAATTCCCTTTGGCATCGCGCAAATCGGCAAGGCCTTCCGCAACGAGATCACGCCGGGCAATTTCACCTTCCGCACGCGTGAATTCGAGCAGATGGAGATGCAGTTTTTCGTCAAACCGGGCACGGACATGGAATGGTTTGAGTATTGGAAAGCCCAGCGCATCGCGTGGTATGACGGCCTGGGCATTCGCAAAACGAAGCTGCAATTCCATCAGCATGGCCCGACCGAGCTGGCGCATTACGCCGCCGCGGCGTTCGACATCGAATACGAATTTCCCTTTGGCTGGAAAGAACTGGAAGGCATTCACAACCGCACCGATTTCGATCTCAAGCGCCATGCGGAATACAGCGGCAAGGATTTGAGCTATTTCGACGACGCCACACGCGAGCGCTATATTCCGTATATTATCGAAACCTCGGCGGGCTGCGACCGCACGGTGTTGACCGCGCTGATCGACGCCTACGACGAAGACGTGATCGAAGGCGAAGCCCGCACCGTGCTGCGCCTGGCGCCGGTGATTGCGCCGATCAAAGCCGGCGTGTTTCCGCTGGTGAAAAAAGAAGGCATGCCCGAAGTGGCGGAGAAAATTTTTCACGATCTGAAGAAACACTTTCCCGTGTTTTACGACGATGGCGGCGCGATTGGCCGGCGCTATCGCCGCATGGACGAGGCTGGCACGCCGTTCGGCATCACCGTCGACGGCCAAACTTTGCAAGACCAAACCGTGACCGTGCGCGAACGCGATTCCCTCTCGCAAACGCGCGTGGCGAGCGACAAGCTGCTGCCGTTCATTCAGGAAAAGATGGCGGGGTATAAGAGAACGGCGTGA